The Panicum virgatum strain AP13 chromosome 6K, P.virgatum_v5, whole genome shotgun sequence nucleotide sequence CCTGCCATCATCCCACTCATCTTCGTCATCCTCCGAGGCATCGCTGTCATCGTCAAGGCAGTGGGCCGGCAATGGCAACGACGGGTCGTTGACGCTCATGGACCTGCAGGGCTCGTTTGCCAGCATGCTGACCTGCCTGAGGCAGGAGATCTCCACGACGACGGTGTCATCGTCCGTCGGGAGGGGCTGCTTCCACGGCTCTCCGTCAACCCTCATGAACATGTGGTCCGCCGCGCCTTTGTGGAACTCGAAACGGACTCTATGGGCCTGCCAAGCAGGATGTTGATACTAGATTTAGATAGCGAGGTCAATCCATGGCAGTGTACCAAACAACCAAAATGGTAATCACATTCTGTTTTCAGTTTGTGTTTCTGATATGTAAGATGGACAAGGAAGAGGTAGCAGAAGCAATTCACACCTGCGCAATGCGAGTACCATGTCCATTAGGGGCCAATAGGACCAGCCCATGCCAGGCGTCACGGAAGCCGACAACTTCAACCAGTCCATCGTCAACAAAAGGTGCAGTAAACTGCCTCTGCGCATTACCACAACAAACTTGTGAACTAATTACCGTGGATTGCAGTTCGTGCATGACCGATTGAAAGAAATTAAGAAACAGGAACCCACATCTGCTGCTCTCCTTGTGCCAGGCATGCCCCAAGGATTCAGTCCTCCAGAAAAACTAGGAAGGTTCAGACAGGCAATTGACCGAATGCTGCAGGAGTCACAAATGCAGGTTACAAACCCATCTGCCTTAGAGCAATACAGCTACCCAAGTAGTATTTTGTAAGGCACGACAAACGGAACAGAAAGAGAAAATATTCCCAAGTGAAAGCAAAAAGCTTTGGTCTGTCAATCATACTCGTCGGAATATATTGATGTATAGGAGAAAAACAAACAGTTTCATCTCCATAAGAGTGGCAAGGTTTTTACGTTGGCTCGCCAAGCCTTAACACAACCCTCCTCTTTTACCCAGGCTTGggaccggccatggcggagttgAGAAAAACAAACAGTGCTCTGATAAAAAGTAAAAGGCGTCAAAAGTTACCTCTGATGAACCTGAACTTCCTGCCACGGGCTACCAGGCCTTTTCATGATCTTTACCTTTGCAAGTTGAGCAAGGTTCCTGGAAATAAAGCATTCTAGCTTATCATTTATCCACAAAAGGAGTGGAAGGAAAACCTCAAAGATGCACATAGAGTGACAGGAAAGTATATGTTTAGTATTATCACTGAAGCTATAACCTCCCAGattacaaattcaaattgcaAAAGATGGTGGTGATTTTgagcaatgaaaaaaaaaacataaaattaATAGCTAGTACAGTTAGAGAACAAAGAACACCACCATCCCCTTCCCATGCTCCTTCTGCAGTCTAATTTCATATGTAACACTAAACATGATCAAGATAAGAGGCTCCATTAGTCCTAACGGGGAGAATCACACAAGCATTGCAACATAGCAGATGTTtctttgatctggaattatGATAAATTAGTGAACTTTACCTTGACGATGGTTGACTTAGAGAAGCGCAAAACAATCCTTGTTTAAGTCCAAGCGTAGCACGTGTACGCTGTATAAATGATATACATTGACAATTCAAAAGGTTCAGCATAACTAAAATAATACTGGCTGGGCATTTGATTTAATCAACAGAGAGAAAATATAGTAAAGAAACTGAGCCCACGAAcatatgaaaaataaaaattacctgATTAGTCAGCTGGCTCCTGAACTTCTCTGGATTCCTCTTCCTTTCAGAATGAAATGCATAAGACACTTTTGCATCCATCCCTGCAACATGTGAAGTCATTTTCATGATTGACTGTTGACTCACTGGAGTCTGGATTCTTTGCTTTTTATGTTCTTAAAAGGATTCAGTGACaaatataaatttaaaaaaacagaaaatgGTGACCTGCCATCACATTAGTGGCAAACGATCTGCAGTAGCTTCCTCAGTGGGTCAGTAAAATCACTATCCTTGGTATCATGAACTAGCAACCAGCATCGCAGATCAAgataaaaatacaaatacacAATTGCATAGTTTAAGGTACAGAATGGTTTTCCCCCTCATTCAGCAATATACAGAGAAGATTAACAACAAAGCCTTACCCATACTAAAATAATTCCAAAATCCCCCGCGGAATGTGTGGTAACCTTCCTGAAGTAaagaaaaatcatcaaggaaGCTTTAAATTAAATCCAGTAACCAAATGTCTTTGACTGTAATGGTGCATACGCATTATCTTGAACAAGTATAATCCCATAACAAAAAGAATAGAAACACAAAAGGACGTCTTACCATATTCAAAGAGTCACAACTTGAGACACGGTGAAATGCATGCAACGAGTGAGGCAACTCTAATGGAGCAATAGGATCACAAGGACCTTCTCTTGGAGCTCGCATTCTCAAAATGATGTGCCAACTGAAACATCAAAGTGTGCATTAAATTGAACCTGCCTAGGCATGAAATAGAGAAGAATAAGCATGATTTAAACTGAGGAAAGACATCAACATGAAGAGTTAATTATTTTTAATGCAATTTTCTTAGAAGCAGTAGAT carries:
- the LOC120711581 gene encoding diacylglycerol kinase 5-like isoform X1, whose translation is MEWEADIVVGSCSKPCGPLEEYFIPDYILKPDAELVIVDHAPLCPVVVFINSRSGGQLGSSFIKTYRELLNEAQVFDLSEEAPDKVLHRLYVNLERLKMGGDILAVQIWRRLRLIVAGGDGTASWLLGVVSDLELAHPPPVATVPLGTGNNLPFSFGWGKKNPSTDQRAVKSFLGLVKHAREIKIDSWHIILRMRAPREGPCDPIAPLELPHSLHAFHRVSSCDSLNMEGYHTFRGGFWNYFSMGMDAKVSYAFHSERKRNPEKFRSQLTNQRTRATLGLKQGLFCASLSQPSSRNLAQLAKVKIMKRPGSPWQEVQVHQSIRSIACLNLPSFSGGLNPWGMPGTRRAADRQFTAPFVDDGLVEVVGFRDAWHGLVLLAPNGHGTRIAQAHRVRFEFHKGAADHMFMRVDGEPWKQPLPTDDDTVVVEISCLRQVSMLANEPCRSMSVNDPSLPLPAHCLDDDSDASEDDEDEWDDGRRKFGAADTFKLPDEIDIAHLS
- the LOC120711581 gene encoding diacylglycerol kinase 5-like isoform X2, with the translated sequence MKHSYFQVFDLSEEAPDKVLHRLYVNLERLKMGGDILAVQIWRRLRLIVAGGDGTASWLLGVVSDLELAHPPPVATVPLGTGNNLPFSFGWGKKNPSTDQRAVKSFLGLVKHAREIKIDSWHIILRMRAPREGPCDPIAPLELPHSLHAFHRVSSCDSLNMEGYHTFRGGFWNYFSMGMDAKVSYAFHSERKRNPEKFRSQLTNQRTRATLGLKQGLFCASLSQPSSRNLAQLAKVKIMKRPGSPWQEVQVHQSIRSIACLNLPSFSGGLNPWGMPGTRRAADRQFTAPFVDDGLVEVVGFRDAWHGLVLLAPNGHGTRIAQAHRVRFEFHKGAADHMFMRVDGEPWKQPLPTDDDTVVVEISCLRQVSMLANEPCRSMSVNDPSLPLPAHCLDDDSDASEDDEDEWDDGRRKFGAADTFKLPDEIDIAHLS